The following are encoded together in the Streptomyces sp. NBC_00358 genome:
- a CDS encoding FtsK/SpoIIIE domain-containing protein, with translation MTDSSIRALGRFIADEALRKVTETSGARVGLRISGFDQPTVAEALRRTAQKLSESPEPQVVVKVGTSEQIAGVPDEFLLNRGDQLTKWRNSGQGTAVLLFEWGQSPDAEGLAAMNALDDAPILGDHHDTSSERGFDRFMADVWREAGGSGTVPAMMADSLPEIWRAVTDEDPLSLHRWAAFLVETAQRVVATRVHTPDAVCTEISAALPALGLFPDRSLFAKPAALPARIKKNVCVSAFKQPTGKEITADDLIDRIATAEFSEESLEHIGADSETVKTRMRDLVLNLDDRGPALQDRRQLRSGQDLTLWLEVFEQKSKKIGLGQQVKQEIERTAADRVDDFDAMMIEEALDRGDQESAQRFLDEVPASGAEPLADLLSKRSRRKVEKLAFPDSQFVQDPLRALLRELTYFSDEEEGSVVVRLEGNQEAGRWSRWLFAFLYARTLRDIQESTSLRLTLEVQGCLLDVTKPSLPENQETQEPFDLNIEWAPLRFLVEMDGAAQRRFRWDPMGIPGQIALAALIDSWQPSPGHGSNLTFDTFLEKFNDPRQWQTDEPVPAPETHFAGRLDRLKRKHFERFSEGLDATNIGEYVREWEDILREARTTLVPDNAPDADLEAVVLADIVELANHRMMMLATHPLKLRWLARNYTETSDSIEIALNNEGGLSLNQENEDLFFDAIDRISPHGTPAVLVGPRGTIAIPMRESAGHEEYAPVRRGGNESKEWLSSVDEAAIDEMVRVITDYLTTYPHKLDGLRVLLLDRNGDPVLPVRVAKQVRAKNPRLKVDLVVLAPQATHHEIIQGFDLQFSGAEMSEDSFLPDVQLILQAWEPDQTTDLSGLEGTIDLALAPALFGTQTSIKESTKKESLSGSFNPWKHPASHNLAQTSENVVRALLPETADETLESWSTLCVRYDRRSPVSRESVDGIDYFEMQVQFDQHQDLFAELHSVAHWVVTLDSFIGREQIDALRNRPDVILVKPSVGKNESYTLIVSSQTGKQFVVQRLRRRLEQIGVVTPQDSEGTAKRIYEVGRNVAPGAVLRSLGIGTTVNEVVGLVATRFVIDQQFPIPQQGTSLITWISFDEHHRWFGRGHKTRADLGRFILTVQNDGIVRLDVLVAESKFRQTFDVGSAEEQLNRTTDLCKDAFRSDGEARHDRPFWLDELAAAIAQTSGNALRAAELPARTTIGKDDHRQVEAKVLDALRSEDVQLGQVSGVAVAISAEDDQPAPAVNTFGRHTLVRLNKHELLNLIGALRANQDPTDADHLVDSWNLSEPAKIPYTVIKPTSGSSSELLTQEEQAAPAEVAIATARTTVPSQVVGGDTAAEANPDTLNSHRGGLGEEELRLRYNKVLDVFHRHKVGVTAPGNGKWQEGPGFYIFRFIPDPGVTVDKLTNRRDEIFLALALPSGFSIRTRSDRGSVLFEIPKIDDEKYGVDAKALWQRCPADPESLIAPLGSDIEGNPVAIDLSSADSPHLLVAGTTGSGKSVALDTILKGLVRYDKSALRLRLVDPKGTELVDFEDDPHLDGMIGMDAADAIEILEETVEEMAVRYRDMKSIRTRKLVEYNAQVDQALRKPWIVIVLDEYADLTSDPEEKKKIEVLLKRLTQKARAAGIHVIAATQRPSADVISTTIRSNFPAQLALRVKTATDSRIILDETGAEALAGQGDAFLHTAKGTIRVQVAYDGS, from the coding sequence TTGACCGACAGCAGCATCCGAGCGCTCGGCCGGTTCATCGCCGATGAAGCACTGCGCAAGGTCACTGAGACCAGCGGGGCCCGTGTCGGTCTGCGTATCAGTGGGTTCGATCAGCCGACCGTGGCCGAGGCCCTCCGTCGCACGGCCCAGAAGCTGTCCGAGTCGCCGGAACCTCAGGTTGTAGTCAAGGTAGGCACGTCCGAACAGATCGCTGGCGTACCCGATGAGTTCCTGCTGAATCGGGGAGACCAGCTGACCAAGTGGCGAAATTCCGGGCAGGGCACCGCGGTGCTGCTGTTCGAGTGGGGGCAGTCTCCGGACGCAGAGGGCCTGGCGGCCATGAACGCTCTTGACGACGCCCCGATCCTGGGCGACCACCATGACACCTCCAGCGAGCGTGGATTCGACAGGTTCATGGCAGATGTGTGGCGGGAGGCGGGTGGCAGCGGCACAGTTCCGGCCATGATGGCCGACTCTCTGCCGGAGATCTGGCGTGCCGTCACCGATGAAGATCCCCTGTCCTTGCACCGCTGGGCCGCCTTCCTCGTCGAGACGGCGCAGAGGGTCGTAGCAACTCGGGTCCACACACCTGACGCCGTCTGTACCGAGATTTCTGCAGCCCTGCCCGCTCTTGGCCTCTTCCCGGACCGGAGCCTCTTTGCCAAGCCTGCCGCACTGCCCGCCCGGATCAAGAAAAACGTATGCGTCAGCGCCTTCAAGCAGCCCACTGGCAAGGAAATCACCGCGGACGACCTAATAGACCGCATTGCCACGGCTGAGTTCAGCGAGGAATCCCTAGAACACATCGGTGCGGACTCAGAGACTGTCAAAACGCGCATGCGCGACCTCGTACTCAATCTCGACGACCGTGGGCCTGCCCTGCAGGATCGTCGTCAACTGCGCAGCGGGCAGGACCTGACCCTTTGGCTCGAGGTCTTCGAGCAAAAGTCCAAGAAGATTGGCCTTGGCCAGCAGGTCAAGCAGGAGATCGAGAGGACCGCCGCGGACCGAGTCGATGACTTCGACGCGATGATGATCGAAGAAGCGCTTGACCGCGGAGACCAGGAATCCGCCCAGCGCTTCCTTGACGAGGTACCCGCCAGCGGCGCTGAACCGCTGGCCGACCTGCTGTCCAAGCGTTCACGCCGCAAAGTTGAGAAGCTCGCCTTCCCAGACTCTCAGTTCGTCCAGGACCCACTGCGTGCCCTGCTGCGCGAGTTGACCTACTTCTCCGACGAAGAAGAAGGCTCCGTCGTCGTCCGACTTGAAGGAAACCAGGAAGCCGGGCGGTGGAGCCGCTGGTTGTTCGCCTTCCTGTACGCACGTACCCTGCGTGACATCCAGGAATCGACCAGTCTCCGCCTGACTCTGGAGGTCCAAGGCTGCCTGCTGGACGTGACCAAGCCGTCCCTGCCGGAGAACCAAGAAACCCAAGAACCGTTCGATCTAAATATCGAGTGGGCCCCGCTGCGCTTCCTGGTCGAAATGGACGGGGCCGCCCAGCGACGCTTTCGCTGGGACCCCATGGGCATCCCCGGACAGATAGCCCTGGCAGCCCTCATCGACAGCTGGCAACCCTCCCCTGGCCACGGCAGCAATCTGACCTTCGACACCTTCCTCGAGAAGTTCAACGACCCCCGGCAGTGGCAGACCGACGAACCGGTGCCTGCCCCTGAAACTCATTTCGCCGGCCGACTGGACCGCCTCAAGCGGAAGCACTTCGAGCGATTCTCCGAAGGGCTCGATGCCACGAACATCGGCGAATACGTACGCGAGTGGGAAGACATCCTCCGCGAAGCCCGCACCACCCTGGTTCCCGACAACGCTCCGGATGCAGACCTTGAGGCAGTCGTGCTGGCCGACATCGTCGAGCTGGCCAATCACCGCATGATGATGCTGGCCACCCACCCGTTGAAGCTGCGATGGCTGGCAAGGAACTACACAGAGACCTCCGACAGCATTGAGATTGCCCTCAACAATGAGGGAGGCCTGAGCCTCAACCAGGAGAACGAGGACCTCTTCTTCGACGCCATCGACCGCATCTCCCCACACGGAACGCCGGCGGTCCTCGTCGGGCCGCGTGGCACGATCGCCATCCCGATGCGGGAATCGGCCGGCCACGAGGAGTACGCACCGGTCCGCCGCGGCGGCAACGAGTCCAAGGAATGGCTCTCCAGCGTCGACGAGGCCGCGATCGACGAGATGGTCCGCGTCATCACCGACTACCTGACGACTTACCCTCACAAGCTTGACGGCCTACGCGTACTGCTTTTGGACCGCAACGGCGACCCTGTCCTGCCCGTGCGTGTGGCCAAGCAGGTACGGGCCAAGAATCCCCGTCTGAAGGTCGATCTGGTGGTCCTGGCTCCCCAGGCCACCCATCACGAGATCATCCAGGGTTTCGACCTGCAGTTCTCCGGCGCGGAGATGTCCGAGGACAGTTTCCTGCCCGACGTTCAACTCATCCTGCAGGCATGGGAGCCCGACCAGACAACAGACCTGTCGGGGCTGGAAGGCACCATCGACCTCGCCTTGGCTCCGGCACTGTTCGGCACCCAGACCAGTATCAAGGAGAGCACCAAGAAGGAATCCTTGTCGGGCTCCTTCAACCCCTGGAAGCACCCGGCCTCACACAACCTGGCTCAGACCAGCGAGAACGTCGTGAGAGCGCTGTTGCCCGAAACCGCCGACGAGACTCTTGAGTCCTGGTCCACCCTATGCGTGCGCTACGACCGCCGTTCCCCGGTCTCCCGGGAGAGTGTCGACGGCATCGACTATTTCGAGATGCAGGTGCAATTCGACCAGCACCAGGATCTGTTCGCCGAACTGCACAGCGTGGCCCACTGGGTCGTCACCCTTGACAGCTTCATTGGCCGTGAGCAGATCGATGCCCTGCGCAACCGCCCAGACGTCATCCTCGTCAAGCCGAGTGTCGGCAAGAACGAGTCGTACACCCTCATCGTCAGCTCACAGACCGGCAAGCAGTTCGTCGTCCAGCGACTACGACGCCGCCTGGAGCAAATCGGCGTCGTCACCCCGCAGGACTCCGAAGGCACCGCCAAGCGAATCTACGAGGTCGGCCGCAACGTGGCTCCTGGCGCCGTGCTGCGCTCCCTCGGCATCGGCACCACGGTCAACGAAGTCGTCGGCCTTGTGGCCACGCGGTTTGTCATCGACCAGCAGTTTCCCATCCCTCAGCAGGGCACGAGCCTCATCACCTGGATCAGCTTCGACGAGCACCACCGGTGGTTCGGTCGCGGACACAAAACCCGTGCCGATCTGGGCCGATTCATACTGACGGTCCAGAACGACGGCATCGTTCGCCTGGATGTCCTGGTGGCCGAGTCCAAGTTCCGCCAGACCTTCGACGTCGGCTCGGCGGAAGAGCAGCTCAACCGAACCACCGACCTGTGCAAGGATGCGTTCCGCTCGGACGGCGAGGCTCGCCACGACCGTCCCTTCTGGCTGGACGAGCTGGCCGCCGCGATCGCTCAGACAAGCGGAAACGCCCTACGAGCCGCAGAACTTCCAGCGCGCACCACAATCGGCAAGGACGACCATCGTCAGGTCGAAGCGAAGGTCCTAGACGCCCTGCGCTCCGAGGATGTTCAACTCGGTCAAGTCTCCGGCGTTGCCGTGGCCATCTCGGCCGAGGACGACCAGCCGGCCCCGGCGGTCAACACCTTCGGCAGGCACACCCTGGTGAGGCTGAACAAACACGAGCTGCTGAACCTCATCGGCGCTCTGCGCGCCAACCAGGACCCAACAGATGCCGACCACCTCGTTGACTCCTGGAACCTAAGTGAACCCGCGAAGATCCCCTACACGGTCATCAAACCCACCTCAGGCAGTTCCTCCGAACTCCTCACCCAGGAAGAGCAGGCAGCACCTGCCGAGGTTGCCATAGCGACTGCTCGAACGACCGTACCGAGCCAGGTAGTTGGCGGTGACACCGCAGCAGAGGCCAATCCTGACACTCTGAATAGCCACCGCGGTGGGCTCGGCGAGGAGGAGCTGAGGCTCCGATACAACAAAGTTCTCGACGTCTTCCATCGCCACAAGGTCGGAGTTACCGCTCCGGGGAACGGCAAGTGGCAGGAGGGGCCCGGCTTCTACATCTTCCGGTTCATCCCCGACCCTGGGGTCACCGTGGACAAGCTAACCAACCGACGCGACGAGATCTTTCTGGCCCTGGCACTGCCCTCCGGGTTCAGCATCCGCACCCGCAGCGACCGCGGCTCCGTGCTCTTCGAGATCCCCAAGATCGACGACGAGAAGTACGGGGTCGACGCCAAGGCACTGTGGCAGCGGTGCCCGGCCGACCCCGAGAGCCTCATCGCCCCGCTGGGCAGCGACATCGAAGGCAACCCGGTCGCCATCGACCTGTCCTCTGCGGACTCCCCACACTTGCTGGTAGCAGGTACTACCGGATCAGGAAAGTCCGTCGCTCTGGACACGATCCTCAAGGGCCTGGTCCGGTACGACAAGAGCGCCCTGCGGCTGCGTCTTGTCGACCCGAAAGGCACCGAACTCGTCGACTTCGAGGACGACCCTCACCTTGACGGCATGATCGGGATGGACGCCGCCGACGCCATCGAGATTCTTGAGGAAACCGTCGAAGAGATGGCCGTGCGTTATAGAGACATGAAATCAATCCGCACGCGCAAGCTCGTTGAGTACAACGCCCAGGTCGACCAAGCACTCCGAAAGCCGTGGATCGTCATCGTCCTGGATGAGTACGCAGATCTCACCAGCGATCCAGAGGAAAAGAAAAAAATCGAAGTGCTGCTCAAGCGCCTCACCCAGAAGGCCCGCGCTGCGGGCATCCACGTCATAGCCGCCACGCAGCGCCCGAGCGCGGACGTTATCTCGACGACCATCCGCTCCAACTTCCCCGCCCAACTCGCCCTGCGGGTCAAGACCGCGACCGACAGCCGCATCATCCTGGACGAAACCGGAGCCGAGGCACTGGCTGGACAGGGCGACGCCTTTCTGCACACTGCCAAGGGCACCATACGAGTGCAGGTTGCCTACGACGGGAGCTGA
- a CDS encoding DUF1998 domain-containing protein, which yields MEKIRHDLRLSETISPFGVGAIVDVRGESLMAPDTSWWDKKFAHEISCERLMARLGAGVLRQPPAHAGRAAKETPALPYWRFPAWRFCERCDKLSKLTGRKKGKWSNTCDCGGALVPMRYVAVCEKGSHIQDVNWFKWAHRGRAANLNEAVRVCRDYKALRFHKLATRGEGLAALVVKCYGCKNERKLAELVTKRALHQNGIRCEGRQPWEPEDSVKKPCPYELVAVQRGATGNYIAERISALDIPEERPQSAEAADKIRGHMLFGKVVTDNGGPQSEVLAQLIADDLGVTAETVLGVAAGAESPAGELLLDLKDGEWSAFLKKLDEGRDRTGSDFVVDGRNLEGLVGPQSLLGKISGIGQVRRVREVRALQGFRRHDAEAALINVDLGSDRSYRPTYPAIELFGEGIFLRFDEEKLAAWEAQPEVQARAGILKTRRADSPWAGRLDVPEPRFIVLHTLAHLLIRRLAFASGYASASLQERIYANSDRTDKTAGILIYTAAGDAQGTLGGLVRLGDPKKLIPLLVAALDDADFCSNDPVCIESDRQGASQLNLSACHGCSLVSETSCETGNRLLDRQLVLGGSDVRGLLDDVLTDVRRPR from the coding sequence ATGGAGAAGATCAGGCATGACCTGCGCCTCTCCGAGACGATCTCACCGTTCGGTGTCGGAGCGATCGTCGACGTGCGAGGCGAGTCGCTCATGGCGCCGGACACGTCCTGGTGGGACAAGAAGTTCGCCCACGAGATCAGCTGTGAGCGTCTGATGGCCCGCCTCGGTGCCGGTGTCCTGAGGCAACCGCCGGCGCATGCGGGTCGTGCCGCCAAGGAGACTCCCGCGCTGCCGTACTGGCGCTTTCCTGCTTGGCGGTTCTGCGAGCGCTGCGACAAGCTCTCGAAGCTGACCGGGAGGAAAAAGGGCAAGTGGAGCAACACCTGTGACTGCGGCGGCGCGCTCGTGCCGATGCGATATGTCGCGGTCTGCGAAAAGGGCAGCCATATCCAGGACGTCAACTGGTTCAAGTGGGCGCATCGTGGGCGTGCGGCGAACCTGAACGAAGCGGTCCGCGTCTGCCGTGACTACAAAGCGCTCAGGTTCCACAAGCTGGCCACCCGCGGCGAAGGCCTCGCGGCACTGGTGGTGAAGTGCTACGGATGCAAGAACGAGCGCAAGCTCGCGGAACTCGTGACGAAGAGGGCCCTGCACCAGAACGGGATCCGCTGTGAGGGACGACAGCCTTGGGAGCCGGAAGACTCCGTCAAGAAGCCTTGTCCGTACGAGTTGGTCGCCGTGCAGCGTGGTGCCACGGGCAACTACATCGCCGAGAGGATCTCGGCTCTCGACATACCGGAGGAACGTCCGCAGTCCGCGGAGGCGGCCGACAAGATCCGTGGCCACATGCTCTTCGGGAAAGTCGTGACCGACAACGGCGGACCCCAGTCGGAAGTGTTGGCGCAGTTGATTGCCGACGATCTCGGAGTGACGGCGGAAACCGTTCTCGGCGTCGCGGCGGGGGCGGAAAGCCCTGCGGGCGAGCTGCTGCTCGACCTGAAGGACGGCGAGTGGTCGGCGTTTCTGAAGAAACTCGACGAAGGGCGAGACCGCACGGGAAGCGACTTCGTCGTCGACGGACGAAACCTCGAAGGGCTCGTGGGACCGCAGAGCCTCCTCGGCAAGATCAGCGGCATCGGACAGGTACGCCGGGTACGGGAGGTCCGTGCCCTGCAGGGCTTCCGACGCCACGATGCGGAAGCGGCGCTGATCAACGTCGATCTGGGGTCGGACCGGTCGTATCGGCCCACCTACCCGGCGATCGAACTGTTCGGGGAAGGGATCTTCCTGCGGTTCGACGAGGAGAAGCTTGCCGCATGGGAGGCACAACCGGAGGTGCAGGCACGCGCTGGCATCCTCAAGACGCGAAGGGCCGACTCTCCCTGGGCCGGCCGCCTCGACGTGCCGGAACCCAGGTTTATCGTCCTGCACACGCTGGCACACCTGCTCATCCGGCGGCTGGCGTTCGCCAGCGGCTACGCGTCTGCCTCGCTGCAGGAAAGGATCTACGCGAACTCCGACCGCACGGACAAGACCGCCGGGATCCTGATCTACACCGCAGCAGGGGACGCCCAGGGGACTCTCGGCGGCCTCGTCAGGCTCGGGGATCCCAAGAAGCTGATCCCACTCCTGGTGGCAGCCCTGGACGACGCGGACTTCTGCTCCAACGATCCGGTCTGCATCGAAAGCGACCGTCAGGGAGCCTCACAGCTGAACCTCTCGGCCTGTCACGGTTGTTCCCTTGTGAGTGAGACCTCCTGTGAGACCGGAAACCGGCTGCTGGATCGACAGCTGGTCCTGGGCGGAAGCGACGTAAGAGGACTGCTGGACGACGTTCTGACGGACGTCCGACGGCCCAGGTGA
- a CDS encoding helicase-related protein → MNLTAAQEEALHHLRASYVGPEAGDEEVTTNLPHRQYAVGMLFPVEAEARGPHGGGGTDEEVSADVPEGDVEEKGDGVPLAEDWKPSSVALSFVTDSDSVDVDFSCGTYAAVEGDGPPRWRRTPFSVDGLDLRRGKGPERLSAGGVSVEIGSRWRDFQGDSLVTVHVRVLTESTGDDRLDIPRTLFQVHLAAAPSAGAEILEYDTTRSIDTDPEAAELRLRYRNRKVYAVGHGMAADWEFAADRCAKVFLDPVPAFVVPAVETTGFGEGTAEAKALELGHLQQIDKDPEAVLRSLDAFVEAFAGWASRQMERAEAFGDDRTVAVRIAGRSQDAVGRMREGIDLLRASGRQDLRTAFSLGMAAMRLQMRQASINRGQPEEQVPEPRWRPFQLGFLLVSLASTVDQRHKDRDLVDLVWFPTGGGKTEAYLGLAAIEVFRRRLAHGTAGGGTAVITRYTLRLLTSQQFQRAAALVCAMEMLRATDDRAKGMAPFSIGLWVGNEVTPGARSEAREALKRLQKAARPEEANEFQVESCPWCLTPVVPKLRSDKPQDYGMRLVGADVVLHCVDESCGFADELPLAVVDEVLYEEPPTILLATVDKFARLQFRPEAGRLLGLGTAFEQPSMIIQDELHLLSGPLGTTVAVFDAVIQLLLSRSGSSPKIVASTATIRASEEQVEGLYGREVALYPPSGLDDDRTFFSRPVESGEGRLYVGLMPQSVSQPSAVIAAVTPMVEMPEALAARAPSAASRDAYWTLVMYHNSLRELGRTGTLVVDDVNGRLEPRAERLGFPLRPVRAGKVLELTSRRGAEELPNDLRALRVRADESPEAVDVVLSSNMLSVGIDIPRLALMLMVGQPKTTAEYIQATSRVGRGDTKGVVVTLFRSGRARDRSHFETFRGYHEALYRSVEPTSVTPWSLASRARSLAGALVALLRQSFTALAPNDAAGRFDLGDDRIREAVDRLVDRFLGYVTRADDLEAPETRSAVWSLLRDWDRRAAQARESDEPLYYQRTTKDQAALLKKFGQPGEGWLVGDSMRSVEPNVAVEVQEPQEEVHHGEDQA, encoded by the coding sequence GTGAACCTCACAGCGGCCCAGGAGGAGGCCCTCCACCATCTCCGAGCCTCCTACGTGGGGCCTGAGGCGGGAGACGAGGAGGTCACGACGAACCTGCCTCACCGACAGTACGCCGTCGGCATGCTGTTCCCGGTCGAGGCCGAGGCACGCGGACCTCACGGCGGCGGGGGCACGGACGAAGAGGTCTCCGCCGACGTCCCCGAGGGTGATGTCGAGGAGAAAGGGGACGGGGTCCCTCTGGCCGAGGACTGGAAGCCCTCGTCCGTCGCGCTCTCCTTCGTCACCGACAGCGACTCCGTCGACGTCGACTTCTCGTGCGGTACGTACGCCGCTGTCGAGGGGGACGGGCCTCCCAGATGGCGGCGTACCCCGTTCTCTGTGGACGGCCTCGATCTCCGGCGGGGGAAGGGGCCCGAGCGCCTTTCCGCGGGCGGTGTCTCGGTCGAGATCGGGTCGCGTTGGCGCGACTTCCAGGGCGACTCGTTGGTCACCGTCCACGTACGAGTCCTGACCGAATCCACGGGTGACGACCGACTCGACATCCCCCGGACGCTGTTCCAGGTCCACCTGGCCGCCGCCCCCTCCGCCGGGGCGGAGATCCTGGAGTACGACACGACGCGCTCGATCGACACCGACCCGGAAGCCGCCGAGCTGCGCCTGCGATACCGCAACCGAAAGGTCTACGCGGTCGGGCACGGAATGGCCGCGGACTGGGAGTTCGCGGCGGACCGTTGTGCCAAGGTCTTCCTCGATCCCGTACCGGCCTTCGTGGTGCCCGCCGTCGAGACCACGGGGTTCGGCGAGGGGACGGCCGAGGCCAAGGCGTTGGAGCTGGGGCACCTTCAGCAGATCGACAAGGATCCCGAAGCGGTTCTGCGATCGTTGGACGCCTTCGTCGAGGCGTTCGCCGGCTGGGCCTCCCGACAGATGGAACGGGCGGAGGCGTTCGGCGACGACAGGACCGTGGCCGTCCGGATCGCCGGGCGTTCGCAGGACGCCGTCGGCAGGATGAGGGAAGGCATAGACCTCCTCCGGGCGTCGGGACGACAGGACCTTCGAACGGCCTTCTCGCTCGGCATGGCCGCCATGCGTCTTCAGATGCGGCAGGCGTCGATCAACCGTGGGCAGCCGGAGGAGCAGGTGCCGGAGCCCCGGTGGCGCCCTTTCCAGCTCGGCTTCCTGCTCGTGTCGCTGGCCTCCACCGTCGATCAGAGGCACAAGGATCGGGACCTCGTCGACCTCGTCTGGTTCCCGACCGGTGGCGGCAAGACCGAGGCGTACCTGGGTCTCGCCGCGATCGAGGTCTTCCGCCGACGGCTCGCCCACGGCACGGCCGGTGGGGGAACCGCCGTCATCACCCGCTACACCCTGCGGCTCCTGACCTCTCAGCAGTTCCAACGAGCTGCGGCGTTGGTCTGCGCGATGGAGATGCTGCGGGCCACGGACGACCGGGCGAAGGGCATGGCGCCGTTCTCGATCGGTCTATGGGTGGGCAACGAGGTCACCCCCGGCGCGCGTTCAGAGGCGCGTGAGGCACTCAAGCGACTTCAGAAGGCCGCGCGCCCGGAAGAGGCGAACGAGTTCCAGGTCGAGAGCTGCCCCTGGTGTCTGACGCCGGTGGTGCCGAAGCTCAGGAGCGACAAGCCGCAGGACTACGGCATGCGCTTGGTGGGCGCGGACGTCGTGCTCCACTGTGTCGACGAGTCGTGCGGGTTCGCCGACGAGCTTCCGCTCGCGGTCGTCGACGAGGTTTTGTACGAGGAACCGCCCACGATCCTCCTGGCCACCGTCGACAAGTTCGCACGTCTGCAGTTCAGACCGGAAGCGGGCCGGCTGCTCGGTCTGGGGACCGCCTTCGAGCAACCGTCCATGATCATCCAGGACGAGCTGCACCTGCTCTCGGGGCCGCTCGGGACCACCGTCGCAGTCTTCGACGCGGTGATCCAGCTCCTGTTGAGTCGGTCGGGCTCCAGTCCCAAGATCGTGGCTTCGACGGCCACCATCCGCGCGTCCGAGGAGCAGGTGGAGGGACTGTACGGGCGTGAGGTCGCTCTGTATCCGCCATCGGGACTCGACGACGACCGGACCTTCTTCTCCCGCCCGGTGGAGAGCGGGGAAGGACGTCTCTACGTCGGCCTGATGCCGCAGTCGGTCTCGCAGCCGTCGGCCGTCATCGCCGCCGTCACTCCCATGGTGGAGATGCCGGAGGCGCTCGCCGCCCGCGCCCCGTCCGCCGCGTCACGGGACGCGTACTGGACGCTGGTCATGTACCACAACAGTCTTCGTGAGCTCGGGCGTACTGGGACGCTGGTCGTCGATGACGTCAACGGTCGTCTGGAGCCCCGAGCCGAGAGGCTCGGCTTCCCGTTGCGGCCCGTCAGGGCGGGGAAGGTCCTGGAACTGACGAGCCGTCGCGGAGCCGAGGAGCTGCCGAACGATCTGCGCGCGCTCAGGGTCAGGGCCGACGAGTCGCCGGAGGCCGTCGACGTGGTCCTCTCGTCGAACATGCTCTCCGTGGGCATCGACATTCCGCGGCTCGCGCTGATGCTCATGGTGGGGCAGCCGAAGACCACGGCCGAGTACATCCAGGCCACGAGCCGTGTCGGACGTGGAGACACGAAGGGCGTCGTCGTCACGCTGTTTCGGTCGGGCAGGGCCCGTGATCGGTCGCACTTCGAGACCTTCCGTGGCTACCACGAAGCCCTCTACCGGAGCGTGGAGCCCACGAGCGTCACGCCATGGTCGTTGGCCTCGCGCGCGCGATCGCTCGCTGGCGCGCTCGTGGCGCTGCTGCGGCAGTCGTTCACCGCACTCGCTCCGAACGACGCGGCAGGTCGCTTCGACCTCGGGGACGACAGGATCCGCGAAGCGGTCGATCGACTCGTGGACCGGTTCCTCGGCTACGTGACGCGCGCCGACGATCTCGAAGCCCCGGAAACACGCTCCGCGGTATGGAGCCTCCTGAGGGACTGGGACCGACGGGCAGCGCAGGCACGCGAGTCGGACGAGCCTCTGTACTACCAGCGGACGACGAAAGACCAGGCAGCTTTGTTGAAGAAGTTCGGCCAGCCCGGGGAAGGGTGGCTCGTCGGAGACTCGATGAGGTCCGTGGAGCCCAACGTGGCGGTAGAGGTCCAGGAACCGCAGGAGGAGGTGCACCATGGAGAAGATCAGGCATGA